Within the Candidatus Woesearchaeota archaeon genome, the region CTCACACACACCAGCATCAAAGAGCAATTCAAAGGATTTGCAACGCTCCTCAAAAAAATACCATCAAGCAAGAGAATCATCATCGGACCAGGCAACCACGAGCCGGTCAGGCTTGCCGAACCACAACCACCAATACCTCAAGATTTGGCCCCTGAGCTCTACAACATGCCCAACGTCACCCTCACCTCCAACCCCGCAACGTTCATCCTCAACAAAACAAACACCTTTCCCGGCCTCACCATCCTCTACTACCACGGCTACAGCATTCCTTACTACGCTGACAACATCCCTTCAATCAGGGCAGGAGGTGGTTTGAAGAAAGTGGACCTCATCATGAAAGAGCTCCTCAAAAGACGCCACCTCGCACCAACCCACAACAGCAACCAATACTTACCAGACCCTGAAGAAGACCACCTCATCATTGACACCATCCCTGACATTTTCATAACAGGGCACGTTCACCGCGTAGCAGTATCCTCGTACAAAAACGTAACCATCATCAACGGAAGCTGCTGGACCGACATGACAGAGAACCAAGAAAAAAGAGGCTTGGAAAACCAACCAGGAAAAGTCCCCCTCATCAACACACAAACAAGGGAAGTTCGCATTCTCAACTTCCACAAGGAAACAAACCAACGTTCATGAAAACCAAAAACGAACAACAAACCATTCCTGCCTCGCCAAGAATCAACAACTACTTTGCACAACTACAAAAAAGAACACAAGCTGCGTTCGCCCTCGCTGAAAAAGCAAGAAAAAAACATTACGACCCCGTCGATCATGTAGAAATTGTTCTCGCCAAAAACTTAGCAGAGCGCGTTGTTGGAATCATATCGGCCGTCGCTCCTCAAATAAAAAACTCCGGAGTCGTCCAACGCATTCTCGAGCTCGAAAAACACTATGGTGCTCTCGACTGGCGCGTAGCCCTCATTATTGCCCACGAAGTCGCCCAGGAAAAGTTCTGCACTTTCAAAGACAAAAGAGAAGCAATGGAGGTGGGCATACGAGTAGGGTTTGCCTACGTCACCGTCGGCGTCGTTTCTGCACCAATAGAAGGATTTGTCACACTCGAACTCAAAGACAGACGTGACAAACAAGGAAAGTACTTCTGCCTCGTCTTTGCAGGGCCTGTTCGAGGAGCAGGAGGAACAGCAGCCAGCGTTGCAGTCCTCATAGCGGACTATGTACGAAAAAAAATGGGGTATGCAACGTACGACCCGGACGAAAAAGAAGTGGCCAGAACCTATGCAGAACTTGAAGACTACCACGAATGGGTCACCAATCTCCAATATTTCCCCAGCAAAGAAGAAGCAGACTTCATGACCAAACACCTCCCCCTCGAAATAAGCGGAGACCCATCAGAAAAATACGAAATAAGCAACGTCAACCTCAAAGACCTGCCAAGAGTACCAACAAACAACCTCAGAAGCGGCTTTTGCCTCATCCACAGCTCCTGCCTCGAACTCAAAGCCCCAAAACTCTGGGGGAAAATACGCAAATGGGCAAAAGAAATGGACCTAGAACACTGGAGCTTTCTTGAGGAATTCATCGCCATTCAAAAAAAAGCAAAAGCCAAGAACACGCAAGCAACAACCCAAGAAACCTCCAGAATAACGCCCGACTACACCTACATTAAAGATGTCGTCGCAGGCAGACCCGTCTTCAGCCACCCGCTCCGACCAGGCGGCTTTCGCTTACGGTACGGCCGAGGAAGAGCTTCTGGCTTCAGCGCGCAAAGTATTCACCCCGCAACCATGATAGTCACCAACAACTTCATCGCAACAGGAACTCAACTCAAGGTCGAACGACCAGGAAAAGCAGCCGCAATAACCCCATGCGACACGATAGAAGGCCCAATAGTCCTCCTACGCAACGGTTC harbors:
- a CDS encoding DNA polymerase II large subunit (unique DNA polymerase that is similar to eukaryotic polymerases; forms a heterodimer of the small and large subunits; possesses polymerization and 3' to 5' exonuclease activities) gives rise to the protein MKTKNEQQTIPASPRINNYFAQLQKRTQAAFALAEKARKKHYDPVDHVEIVLAKNLAERVVGIISAVAPQIKNSGVVQRILELEKHYGALDWRVALIIAHEVAQEKFCTFKDKREAMEVGIRVGFAYVTVGVVSAPIEGFVTLELKDRRDKQGKYFCLVFAGPVRGAGGTAASVAVLIADYVRKKMGYATYDPDEKEVARTYAELEDYHEWVTNLQYFPSKEEADFMTKHLPLEISGDPSEKYEISNVNLKDLPRVPTNNLRSGFCLIHSSCLELKAPKLWGKIRKWAKEMDLEHWSFLEEFIAIQKKAKAKNTQATTQETSRITPDYTYIKDVVAGRPVFSHPLRPGGFRLRYGRGRASGFSAQSIHPATMIVTNNFIATGTQLKVERPGKAAAITPCDTIEGPIVLLRNGSVKKITTEDQARKLQPHIKNILFLGDILINYGDFFDRAHTLAPAGYTPEEWILELQNYLTTHHETTASLAEKTNINNDKLHSLFESPLTTTITSHEAWTLATTTNTPLHPDHLYYWSLLT